The Salinirubellus salinus genome segment TCCGGGAGCGTGGTCGCTCGGCCCTGCCCGGCGAGGGCACCCAGCGCGCCCGCGTTGACCGAGTAGAACACGTCGGCGGGGGAGTTGTTCCCCTCCGTGAGGATCTGGTTCACGAGGTCCGTCGAGCCGTCGTAGCGGACCCGCAGGGTCAGGTCCGGGTAGAGGTCCTCGATGTACGAGACGAGCGAGCCGACGAGCGCCTCGCCGCGGCCGGAGTAGACGTCGATGGTGCCAGAGAGGTCGGGCATGTCCGCCATCGGCGTACCGCCCGGGGCGCCACGGCCCTCGCGGCCGGAGCCGATCTGTCCCGGTCCGGGCTCGTCCGGGGTGTCCGAGTCGCCCTCCGTCGGCGTCGAGTCCTCGCCCGGCGTCGGCGTGTTCGAGCCCGTGCTACAGCCCGCCAGCGCCGAGATGCCGGCAACGCCGGAGAGCGCGAGCACCCGGCGACGGGTTGTCGGCTTCACGTCCTCGTTCATGTTCGATTTAGGCTCTCCTAAATCACTTGAACCTAGCGGTCGGCCGCCGGTACGCGACTCGTCGTCACGCGCCGTCCCGTCCGGGCGCTCGTGGTCGGGCGCCTCAGTCATCGTCGGCCCTCGCCGTCGCAGGGGTCGCACGCGGTGCGTCGAGCGCCGCGAGACAGTCCAGCCAGTCGCGCATGTGCTCGCCGACGAAGTTGAGGAACCCGCCGTTGTTCCACTCGTCGAACTCGCCGTCGGCCAGCGCGTCGGCCATCGCCGCGAACGCCTCGCGGTAGGAGTCGGCCCCGTCGCCCACCTCGTCGACGACCTTCCAGACGTGCTCGTTGAGTTCGAGCGCCGGCACCTCGTTGTTCAGGTCGTCGAACGTCGAGCGGGGCGCCTTGTTGTGCTCGCAGAGCGGCGTCCCCGTGAGGATCTGGTCGCCGAGCAGGTCGGCAGCGCGTTTGAGGAAGACACCCGACCAGATGTCGTCGAAGCGGCCCACGTCCCACTCGTTGTCGTCCATCGGCAACTGGTAGAACGCCGGGACCACCTCGCGGCGGAACGCGAGGTTCATCGAACAGACCGTGAGGTACTGGCCCGGTTCGGCGACGAAGTCCTCGTCGAAGTCCGCGCGGGTCGTCCGGGTGGCGGCCTGTCCGCGCAGGTCGCCGTCCATCAGGATGCGGACCGCGTCGAGGTCCGGGACGTTCGTCCAGAGGCCCTGCGAGGCGACTACGTCGCCCGCGGCGAGCGTCGTGGTGCCGATCTCCACCGTCTCGTCCATCGCGGCGTACGGATAGCCACGGGGGTAGAGGCCGTGCTCCTCGAAGTTCTCGAAGAGGACGTTGACCCAGTTCTCGTCGGAGCGCACAGCAGTCACCTCGCCCGAACGGTCGAGGTTCGTGTAGTGCCCCCCGAAGAAGTCCGTGTCGTGCGGGAGGGTGTCGTCGTCGATGAAGAAGCCGTAGTCGAACTGCTCGTTGGCCCAGAGGTAGAGGAGGCCGAAGCTCGTCTCGGCGTGGCTCGCCGCCGGGATCACGTGGTCGTACTCGTCGACGTCCTGTTCGCGGTACCAGTCGGCCCGGTCGCTCGCGTCGAAGACCCGGCCGGCCACGTCGAGGTCGGCGAGCATCTCGCGCATCCGCTCGGTGTCACAGAAGTCCTCTGTCACGAGACAGAAGAAGAGGCGGTCGGCGTGTCCGTGTTCGCGGGCGTTGGCGACGTACTCGCGGACGCACTCGTACTCTCGGATGGTCGGGACCACCACGCAGGTGTCCGGTTGCATTGGCTCCTAGTGTTTAGGCCGTCCTAAAGTAGTTGTCGAAGTTTAGGCCGTCCTAAACAGCCGGAGGGAACTAGCGTTCGGGCGACACTTCCGCACCCGACGAACATTGTTATTAATATCCATACGTGCAGGTCTTTCGCACGTTCGTGCAGCACAGGGGGGCGTGAGGTGTCGTAACACCCACCTTCGGCACGAGTCCTTATATCGAACTCAGAAAATAAAAAATGTTTAAGGGGTGCGCTTATGGGCTTCAATGAACCGTTTTTTGACGACGGGTGCGCGCGACACGAGCGACGCACGACACCGGACGGTCGGACCCGTCGAGACCACCATG includes the following:
- a CDS encoding alpha-1 4-glucan-protein synthase, which codes for MQPDTCVVVPTIREYECVREYVANAREHGHADRLFFCLVTEDFCDTERMREMLADLDVAGRVFDASDRADWYREQDVDEYDHVIPAASHAETSFGLLYLWANEQFDYGFFIDDDTLPHDTDFFGGHYTNLDRSGEVTAVRSDENWVNVLFENFEEHGLYPRGYPYAAMDETVEIGTTTLAAGDVVASQGLWTNVPDLDAVRILMDGDLRGQAATRTTRADFDEDFVAEPGQYLTVCSMNLAFRREVVPAFYQLPMDDNEWDVGRFDDIWSGVFLKRAADLLGDQILTGTPLCEHNKAPRSTFDDLNNEVPALELNEHVWKVVDEVGDGADSYREAFAAMADALADGEFDEWNNGGFLNFVGEHMRDWLDCLAALDAPRATPATARADDD